From Tripterygium wilfordii isolate XIE 37 chromosome 16, ASM1340144v1, whole genome shotgun sequence, one genomic window encodes:
- the LOC119980851 gene encoding serine/threonine-protein kinase BSK7-like: MGCGCSNLSLCCWSSGYNASIPEVQDVENEEKSEVDDVPAFREYSIETLRMATSGFAAENIVSEHGEKAPNVVYKGKLENQRRIAVKRFNRPAWPDGRQFLEEAKAVGQLRNQRLSNLLGCCYEGDERLLVAEYMPNDTLAKHLFHWETQPMKWAMRLRVALYLAQALEYCTSKGRGLYHDLNAYRIVFDDEGNPRLSCFGLMKNSRDGKSYSTNLAFTPPEYLRTGRVTPESVMYSFGTLLLDLLSGKHIPPSHALDLIRDRNVQMLTDSCLEGQFTNDDGTELVRLASRCLQYEPRERPNPKSLVAALIPLQKDTEVSSHVLMDIPHGSAASPLTPLGDMCLRMDLTAMHEILENLGYKDDEGAASELSFQMWTNQMQETLNSKKKGDSAFRHKDFRAAIDCYSQFIDVGTMVSPTVYARRSLSYLMSDMPQEALNDALQAQVISPVWHIASYLQAVALFTLGKENEAQVALREGSVLENKRGAAA, encoded by the exons ATGGGCTGCGGGTGTTCGAATCTGTCACTGTGTTGTTGGAGTTCTGGGTATAATGCATCAATTCCTGAGGTGCAGGATGTTG aaaatgaagagaagagTGAGGTTGATGATGTACCCGCATTTCGTGAATACAGTATTGAAACACTTAGGATGGCTACATCTGGGTTTGCTGCTGAGAATATAGTCTCTGAGCATGGAGAAAAGGCTCCAAATGTGGTTTATAAAGGGAAGCTTGAAAATCAGAGGCGGATTGCTGTGAAGCGTTTTAATAGACCGGCTTGGCCCGATGGCCGACAATTTTTG GAAGAAGCCAAAGCTGTTGGTCAACTGCGAAACCAACGGTTGTCAAATTTACTTGGCTGTTGCTATGAAGGTGATGAGAGGTTACTTGTTGCAGAATATATGCCCAACGACACATTGGCAAAGCACCTATTTCATT GGGAAACACAACCAATGAAATGGGCAATGCGATTGAGGGTGGCTCTATATCTTGCCCAAGCTTTGGAATATTGCACCAGCAAAGGACGTGGCCTATATCATGACTTAAATGCTTATAGAATTGTTTTTGACGAT GAAGGCAACCCTAGACTTTCATGTTTTGGCCTGATGAAGAACAGTAGAGATGGAAAAAGTTACAGTACAAATTTGGCATTTACTCCTCCTGAGTATCTGAGGACAG GAAGAGTGACACCAGAAAGTGTAATGTATAGCTTTGGCACCCTTTTGCTTGATCTTCTCAGCGGAAAACATATTCCTCCTAGCCAT GCATTGGACCTAATACGAGATAGGAATGTACAAATGTTGACAGATTCTTGCTTAGAAGGTCAGTTTACTAATGATGATGGGACAGAGCTAGTGCGTTTAGCCTCGCGATGTTTACAATATGAGCCCCGGGAGCGACCAAATCCAAAGTCATTGGTAGCAGCTTTAATTCCACTTCAGAAGGATACTGAG GTTTCTTCTCATGTATTGATGGATATACCACATGGTTCTGCAGCTTCTCCTCTTACGCcacttggtgatatgtgcttaagAATGGATTTGACTGCTATGCATGAGATCTTAGAAAATCTGGGTTACAAAGATGATGAGGGGGCAGCTTCTGAG CTATCATTCCAGATGTGGACCAACCAGATGCAGGAAACGTTAAATTCGAAGAAAAAGGGTGATAGTGCTTTTCGCCATAAAGATTTTAGGGCGGCCATTGATTGCTATTCTCAG TTCATTGATGTTGGAACCATGGTCTCACCTACAGTATATGCAAGGCGTAGTCTTTCTTATCTTATGAGCGACATGCCACAAGAAGCGTTAAATGATGCGTTGCAGGCACAAGTAATATCACCTGTTTGGCATATTGCATCTTATTTACAAGCTGTTGCTCTTTTTACACTGGGAAAGGAGAATGAGGCACAAGTAGCACTTAGGGAGGGATCTGTCCTTGAGAATAAAAGGGGTGCAGCTGCTTGA
- the LOC119980988 gene encoding AT-hook motif nuclear-localized protein 5-like — MDGREGMTLSGGSSSYYIHRGGIGGSGSGSQAGALHHAPGFRSLSNPNLQPQSNNRAASGTAFSIEPSPHANFGHNNVGLPQGNPPVKKKRGRPRKYAPDGQVSLGLSPLPVRPKPSPGSDPMTPKKGRGRPPGSGRKQQLSLLGEWMNSSAGLAFAPHVITIAVGEDIVSKILSFSQQRPRAVCILSGTGTVSSVTLHQPASSGPSLTYEGRFQILCLSGSYLVAEEGGPRSRTGGMSASLSSPDGHVIGGAVAMLIAASPVQVVLCSFVYGGSKAKDKQVAAPKDEGEPAHRPGDNSVTPKSAVPTSMPSQNYNPSPVNTWPHLGPVDQRNPHAGIDLTRG; from the exons ATGGATGGGAGAGAAGGCATGACATTGTCTGGTGGATCATCTTCATATTACATTCATAGAGGAGGGATAGGTGGGTCAGGGTCCGGATCACAAGCTGGTGCATTGCATCATGCTCCTGGGTTCAGATCCTTATCAAATCCTAACCTCCAGCCTCAGTCCAATAACCGCGCTGCTTCTGGGACTGCATTTTCCATAGAGCCTTCGCCACATGCCAATTTTGGTCATAACAATGTTGGGTTGCCACAGGGCAACCCACCGGTGAAGAAGAAACGGGGAAGGCCCCGTAAATATGCCCCAGATGGGCAAGTTTCTTTGGGTCTTTCACCCCTGCCGGTTAGGCCTAAGCCATCTCCCGGGTCAGACCCTATGACCCCTAAAAAGGGTAGGGGGCGACCTCCTGGGAGTGGGAGGAAGCAGCAGTTGTCACTACTTG GTGAGTGGATGAACAGTTCAGCTGGTCTAGCTTTTGCACCACATGTAATCACCATTGCAGTTGGAGAG GACATTGTTTCGAAAATACTATCATTTTCCCAGCAAAGGCCTAGGGCTGTGTGCATTCTTTCTGGCACAGGCACAGTTTCTTCAGTAACACTGCATCAGCCAGCATCTTCAGGGCCCTCTCTCACATATGAG GGCCGTTTTCAAATATTATGCTTGTCAGGTTCCTACTTGGTCGCTGAAGAAGGTGGTCCTCGCAGTCGAACTGGTGGCATGAGCGCCTCCCTTTCTAGTCCTGATGGTCATGTCATTGGTGGTGCAGTTGCAATGCTTATCGCGGCAAGTCCAGTTCAG GTGGTGTTGTGCAGCTTTGTATACGGTGGTTCCAAGGCCAAGGATAAACAAGTGGCCGCTCCGAAAGATGAGGGGGAGCCGGCACATCGACCTGGTGATAATTCAGTCACCCCAAAGTCAGCTGTACCAACTAGCATGCCATCTCAAAATTATAACCCCTCTCCAGTGAACACTTGGCCTCATTTGGGGCCAGTTGATCAGAGAAATCCCCATGCTGGTATCGACTTGACTCGTGGATGA
- the LOC119980989 gene encoding LOW QUALITY PROTEIN: probable phospholipid hydroperoxide glutathione peroxidase (The sequence of the model RefSeq protein was modified relative to this genomic sequence to represent the inferred CDS: deleted 1 base in 1 codon), translated as MVYASGRILFTRNPTIASKSAPFLFTKRLPSSSKHTLLRSSSNSSVFSFSLSFKAGVSRPVLFALRSDPTMASQSSAQSVHDFTVKDARGNDVDLSNYKGKVLLIVNVASQCGLTNSNYTELAQLYEKYKEQGLEILAFPCNQFGSQEPGTNEQILEFACTRFKAEYPIFDKVDVNGANAAPIYKFLKSSKGGLFGDGIKWNFSKFLADKDGHVVDRYAPTTSPLSIEKDVKKLLGIA; from the exons ATGGTATATGCTTCAGGTCGAATTCTCTTCACAAGAAACCCCACCATCGCATCG AAATCAGCTCCTTTTCTCTTCACGAAACGATTGCCTTCCAGTTCCAAGCATACCCTTTTGCGTTCTTCGAGTAATTCTTCAGTTTTTTCGTTTTCTCTATCCTTCAAGGCAGGAGTTTCGAGGCCTGTGTTGTTTGCTTTGAGATCGGATCCTACAATGGCAAGTCAATCCAGTGCTCAATCAGTCCACGATTTCACCGTCAAG GATGCCAGAGGAAATGATGTGGATCTCAGCAACTACAAAGGGAAAGTCCTCTTGATTGTTAACGTTGCCTCACAATG TGGCTTGACTAATTCCAACTATACTGAGCTGGCTCAGTTGTACGAGAAGTACAAAGAGCAAG GCTTGGAGATTCTAGCATTCCCATGTAATCAGTTTGGATCTCAGGAGCCAGGGACCAATGAACAAATTTTGGAGTTTGCTTGCACTCGCTTTAAGGCCGAGTATCCCATTTTTGATAAG GTTGATGTGAATGGTGCAAATGCTGCTCCAATTTACAAGTTCTTAAAGTCGAGCAAAGGGGGACTTTTCGGGGATGGCATTAAGTGGAACTTTTCCAAGTTCCTTGCCGATAAAGATGGCCATGTTGTCGACCGATATGCTCCAACTACTTCCCCTCTGAGTATTGAG AAGGATGTGAAGAAATTACTGGGGATTGCTTAA